The Borreliella mayonii genome has a segment encoding these proteins:
- a CDS encoding ribonuclease H family protein, with the protein MDKYYACILINSNERIIFKSWEECKTAIKGKNNKIKSFKTIEQAQNWLLDNENKIHHHPIGIYFDSGTGRRKGIEIRVVNEKKIPILDKILDKSLINEYGNHYVKNFQGISNNFGELLALYTALKIALKENITNIFGDSKLIIDYWSKGIYNSKKLKQITINLIKKTVELRKKFEEQGGKISFIPGNENIADLGFHKTKQK; encoded by the coding sequence ATGGACAAATATTATGCATGCATTTTGATCAATAGTAATGAAAGAATTATTTTCAAATCTTGGGAAGAATGCAAAACTGCTATTAAAGGAAAAAATAATAAAATAAAAAGTTTTAAAACAATAGAACAAGCTCAAAATTGGCTACTTGATAATGAGAATAAAATTCATCATCACCCAATTGGAATATATTTTGATTCTGGAACAGGAAGAAGAAAGGGTATAGAAATTAGAGTTGTAAACGAAAAAAAGATTCCAATATTGGACAAAATCCTAGATAAATCCTTGATTAATGAATATGGAAATCATTATGTCAAAAATTTTCAAGGAATTAGTAATAATTTTGGAGAACTGCTTGCCCTATATACAGCGCTCAAAATAGCATTAAAAGAAAATATAACAAACATATTTGGCGACAGTAAATTAATAATTGACTATTGGTCAAAAGGAATTTATAATAGCAAAAAATTAAAACAAATTACTATTAATTTAATCAAAAAGACAGTTGAACTAAGGAAAAAATTTGAAGAACAGGGTGGAAAAATTTCTTTTATTCCAGGAAATGAAAATATTGCAGATCTTGGTTTTCATAAAACTAAGCAGAAATAG
- a CDS encoding LPS-assembly protein LptD, whose protein sequence is MREFLYRDVFKKSFIIFLIFLTFCNAIFAQTVNDENSKKRDKLTLSQKSYLRELELSTDEDLKKWALQEGIKETDVLKIRELLLKKFGIDPELFVKGKGLAGSGRYKIIIETTDNLENFTYGLTKDESVVFEGRVNILVEDIKENKKHNIKGDRIVLNRNSKKLYSIGNVEYILDMDNNEKLYFYGNEFFVDFDSQNFLLKDGILQKKMQKNQIDHILSFGGKVLKKMDNDVAILEQAFATTSKIPEPYYSIKASKIWVLPSGDFGFLNAIFYMGRVPVFYIPFFFRPGDSLFFNPSLSLNPRKGFSVFNTIYLFGNKSSGEDSSFLDFDFNSVYSSGKKPYIRNGYLTYFFAENLAPSLSKDYVKLIFDIYANLGFYSGIDFNLGNTLGHFKTLEGNLGLGFTRNVYSYDGGYYPFDNRALKQSLFSFSNLNKGDIFGFEVPFRYLLKFKTEFLLSDALFSVVLEHYSDPYVNIDFRERIESATFFSLLNLDKDSVKEQTSISTFDWNLSSFYKRTFNDGSILDYKLNNLGLNFKLSGYENIYVKSPLERPKETNDPTRKWFYLDRIYAPYIDLNFQKDLYNNQWTFSDDTKEMIMRPEVKNLEDKNNDKKSVREKNTKKTTELTKDLYIPPEPITLKNIDQFDSFFIRFGINPYLRNNVFFNNYGITSPKDFNYEIKNYLFDIKNKTDIKIHADFYNRLITFENLLYLNTIEYNPLNKDFKVEDKDKKSEHSIINQINLNLLPFIRYPLFSRSTLNFENKATLYSFNKKYDSDVKSLVNKNSSIFLSDPETFYQSLTASLIYDYDYFTTELSGELKNSFEDIKASSELKLSLDFPYLLQEAGIGIKYYKKFKEDAKNPGISAVQNPLEPQKPSSPYKNLEMSPALYYKIEPRYLDYFKFSFLAAYDPLINRVSELSFKLNVFDFQFLFAMKDDFEYNYDSLKGDFSKIGTTTKLVPYSFDSSYKKELYVLTFFDKKLSFNLGIDFGWKINLQKFTDNELRSALTLKLKYTEFLEIYFSTFSINTKTFKYFKGYMDQIGLETVNVFTDLLKSFNFFNSQDRKDSLFKIKKFSSGFKFNFYDWKFVGEYNLEPDLLIGSDGIYSPIWRNNFTIYISWNFFAPIKASFENNKDTSYELIINRKAKK, encoded by the coding sequence ATGCGAGAATTCCTATACAGGGATGTTTTTAAAAAATCTTTTATAATATTTTTAATTTTTTTAACATTTTGTAATGCAATTTTTGCCCAGACTGTAAATGACGAAAATTCTAAAAAAAGAGACAAGCTAACTTTAAGTCAAAAATCTTATTTAAGAGAACTTGAGCTTTCAACTGATGAAGATTTGAAAAAATGGGCCTTGCAAGAGGGTATAAAAGAAACAGATGTTTTAAAAATACGAGAATTGCTTTTAAAAAAGTTTGGAATAGATCCTGAGCTTTTTGTCAAAGGAAAGGGACTTGCTGGGTCTGGTAGATATAAAATAATAATTGAAACTACAGACAATCTTGAAAATTTCACTTATGGACTTACTAAGGATGAAAGCGTTGTTTTTGAAGGAAGAGTTAATATCTTGGTTGAAGATATTAAAGAGAATAAAAAACACAATATTAAAGGTGACAGGATAGTTCTTAATAGGAACTCTAAAAAACTTTATTCTATTGGAAATGTCGAATATATTCTTGATATGGATAACAATGAAAAGCTTTATTTTTATGGTAATGAATTTTTTGTTGATTTTGATTCTCAAAATTTTCTATTAAAAGATGGTATTCTTCAAAAAAAAATGCAAAAAAATCAAATAGATCATATTCTTTCTTTTGGAGGAAAGGTTTTAAAAAAGATGGACAATGATGTTGCTATTTTGGAACAAGCTTTTGCAACAACTAGTAAAATTCCAGAGCCTTACTATTCAATCAAGGCTTCTAAGATATGGGTATTGCCTTCAGGAGATTTTGGGTTTTTAAATGCTATATTTTACATGGGAAGAGTTCCAGTATTTTATATTCCTTTTTTTTTCAGACCGGGAGATAGTTTATTTTTTAATCCATCTTTAAGCTTAAATCCACGAAAAGGCTTTTCTGTTTTTAATACTATTTATCTTTTTGGTAATAAATCTTCAGGTGAAGATTCTTCTTTTTTGGATTTTGATTTCAATTCTGTTTATAGTTCAGGTAAAAAACCTTATATAAGAAATGGATATTTAACTTATTTTTTTGCAGAAAATTTAGCACCCAGTCTTAGTAAAGATTATGTTAAGTTGATTTTTGACATTTATGCTAATCTGGGATTTTATTCTGGAATTGATTTTAATTTGGGCAATACTTTGGGGCATTTTAAAACTTTGGAAGGAAATCTTGGATTAGGTTTTACTAGGAATGTTTATAGTTACGATGGAGGATATTATCCTTTTGACAATAGGGCTTTAAAACAATCTCTTTTTAGTTTTTCTAATCTTAACAAAGGAGATATATTTGGGTTTGAAGTTCCTTTTAGGTATTTACTTAAATTTAAAACAGAATTTCTTTTAAGTGATGCGCTTTTTTCGGTTGTTTTAGAGCATTATTCCGATCCATATGTTAATATTGATTTTAGAGAGAGAATAGAAAGCGCTACATTTTTTTCTCTTTTAAATTTAGATAAAGATTCGGTTAAAGAGCAAACCAGCATTAGCACTTTTGATTGGAATTTATCTTCTTTTTATAAGCGAACATTTAATGACGGTTCAATTTTAGATTATAAATTAAATAATTTAGGCTTAAATTTTAAATTGTCGGGCTATGAAAATATTTATGTTAAATCTCCTTTGGAGAGGCCAAAAGAGACTAATGATCCTACAAGAAAATGGTTTTATCTGGATAGAATTTATGCTCCATATATTGATTTAAATTTCCAAAAAGATCTTTACAATAATCAATGGACATTTTCAGATGATACTAAAGAAATGATAATGCGTCCAGAAGTTAAAAATCTAGAAGATAAAAATAATGATAAAAAGAGTGTGAGGGAAAAAAATACTAAAAAAACAACAGAATTGACTAAAGATTTATATATTCCTCCAGAACCAATTACTTTAAAAAATATTGATCAATTTGATTCTTTTTTTATTAGGTTTGGCATTAATCCTTATTTAAGAAATAATGTTTTTTTTAATAATTATGGCATAACAAGCCCAAAGGACTTTAATTATGAGATAAAAAATTATTTATTTGATATAAAAAATAAAACGGATATAAAAATTCATGCTGATTTTTATAATCGTTTAATTACTTTTGAAAATTTATTATATCTTAATACTATTGAGTATAATCCTTTAAATAAAGATTTTAAGGTTGAAGATAAAGATAAAAAAAGTGAGCACTCTATTATTAACCAAATAAATTTAAACTTGCTTCCTTTTATTAGGTATCCTTTATTTTCTAGAAGTACTTTAAATTTTGAAAATAAGGCTACTTTATATTCATTTAATAAAAAATATGATTCTGATGTAAAATCTTTGGTTAATAAAAATAGTAGTATTTTTTTATCTGATCCAGAAACTTTTTATCAAAGTTTAACAGCTTCTTTGATTTATGATTATGATTATTTTACTACCGAGCTTTCAGGCGAATTAAAAAATAGTTTTGAAGATATTAAGGCTTCTTCTGAGCTTAAACTTTCTTTAGATTTTCCTTATTTATTACAAGAAGCTGGGATTGGAATTAAATATTATAAAAAGTTTAAAGAAGATGCTAAAAATCCTGGAATTTCTGCTGTTCAAAATCCTTTGGAGCCTCAAAAACCATCATCGCCTTATAAAAATTTAGAAATGTCTCCTGCTTTGTATTATAAAATTGAGCCAAGATATTTGGATTATTTTAAATTCAGTTTCTTAGCTGCTTATGATCCTTTGATAAATAGAGTTTCCGAGCTTTCTTTTAAGCTTAATGTTTTTGATTTTCAGTTTTTGTTTGCTATGAAAGATGATTTTGAATATAATTATGATTCTTTAAAAGGAGATTTTTCTAAGATTGGTACTACAACCAAACTTGTTCCATATTCTTTTGATTCTAGTTACAAGAAGGAATTGTATGTTTTAACTTTTTTTGATAAGAAACTTTCTTTTAACTTAGGAATAGATTTTGGCTGGAAAATAAATTTACAGAAATTTACGGATAATGAACTTCGATCTGCATTGACTTTGAAGCTCAAATATACAGAATTTTTAGAAATTTACTTTTCTACTTTTTCTATTAATACTAAGACTTTTAAATACTTTAAAGGATATATGGATCAAATTGGGCTTGAGACCGTTAATGTCTTCACTGATTTATTAAAATCTTTCAATTTCTTTAATTCTCAAGACAGAAAAGATTCACTTTTTAAAATTAAAAAATTTTCATCAGGCTTTAAATTCAATTTTTATGATTGGAAGTTTGTTGGTGAATATAATTTGGAACCAGATTTGCTAATAGGATCTGACGGGATTTATTCTCCTATTTGGAGAAATAATTTTACAATTTATATTTCTTGGAATTTTTTTGCTCCTATAAAAGCATCATTTGAAAACAATAAAGATACAAGCTATGAGCTTATCATTAATAGAAAAGCAAAAAAATAA